A window of Auraticoccus monumenti contains these coding sequences:
- a CDS encoding GNAT family N-acetyltransferase: MTETPTATSAGGGRGLPLGRIHSVAGEITLVRARREHLCGLVRLLADDEIGATREGSGTEDVYLTAFEAVDADPHQVLVVGLVAEEPVTMLQISFIPGLSRRGALRAQLEGIRVAEPLRGTGVGTAMMQWAIEYCRDRGAAVVQLSTDRRRGEAHQFYFRFGFVDSHLGLKLQL; encoded by the coding sequence ATGACCGAGACACCCACCGCCACCAGCGCCGGAGGCGGACGGGGCCTGCCCCTCGGCCGGATCCACTCGGTGGCCGGCGAGATCACCCTGGTCCGGGCCCGCCGCGAGCACCTCTGCGGGCTGGTCCGGCTGCTGGCCGACGACGAGATCGGCGCCACCCGCGAGGGGTCGGGCACCGAGGACGTCTACCTCACCGCCTTCGAGGCGGTCGACGCCGACCCGCACCAGGTGCTGGTGGTGGGGCTGGTCGCCGAGGAGCCGGTCACGATGCTGCAGATCTCCTTCATCCCGGGGCTGTCGCGGCGCGGCGCGCTGCGGGCCCAGCTCGAGGGCATCCGGGTGGCCGAGCCGCTGCGGGGCACCGGTGTGGGCACGGCGATGATGCAGTGGGCGATCGAGTACTGCCGGGACCGGGGGGCGGCGGTCGTGCAGCTGAGCACCGACCGCCGGCGCGGCGAGGCGCACCAGTTCTACTTCCGCTTCGGCTTCGTCGACTCCCACCTGGGCCTCAAGCTCCAGCTCTGA
- a CDS encoding SRPBCC domain-containing protein: MTYDEVLDQIEREVHIGAPAEVVWELVSQPGWWINDGAVVPHRVEEREDHVVVHDPTHGAFAIRTVTSVPPRHVAYRWLGDDDGQGSTLVELWIADVGDGVVLKVVESGFASLPGTLEQRRRLRQDNAEGWDTELAAALAHCAPTAAFGASGS, translated from the coding sequence GTGACGTACGACGAGGTGCTGGACCAGATCGAGCGCGAGGTGCACATCGGTGCCCCCGCCGAGGTGGTGTGGGAACTGGTCTCCCAGCCCGGCTGGTGGATCAACGACGGGGCGGTGGTGCCGCACCGGGTGGAGGAGCGCGAGGACCACGTGGTGGTGCACGACCCCACCCACGGCGCCTTCGCCATCCGCACGGTGACGTCCGTGCCGCCGCGACACGTGGCCTACCGCTGGCTGGGAGACGACGACGGCCAGGGGTCGACACTGGTCGAGCTCTGGATCGCCGACGTGGGCGACGGGGTGGTGCTCAAGGTGGTCGAGTCCGGGTTCGCGTCCCTACCGGGGACCCTGGAGCAGCGCCGCCGCCTCCGCCAGGACAACGCCGAGGGCTGGGACACCGAGCTGGCCGCCGCCCTGGCCCACTGCGCGCCGACCGCCGCCTTCGGGGCCTCCGGCTCGTGA
- a CDS encoding ArsR/SmtB family transcription factor produces MSDGLTTVLAALADDTRWAILTRLGRSPASASALAGELPVSRQAVAKHLEVLRGAGLVESRRVGREVVHSCVGNRLSAAAHELELVARDWDARLDRLRSRAEDVAARAADPGPDPDGT; encoded by the coding sequence GTGAGCGACGGGCTCACCACGGTCCTCGCCGCCCTCGCCGACGACACCCGCTGGGCCATCCTGACCCGGCTGGGACGTTCGCCCGCCTCCGCCTCGGCGCTGGCCGGGGAGCTGCCGGTCAGCCGGCAGGCGGTGGCCAAGCACCTGGAGGTGCTGCGCGGCGCCGGGCTGGTGGAGTCCCGGCGGGTGGGGCGCGAGGTGGTGCACTCCTGCGTCGGGAACCGTCTCAGCGCGGCGGCCCACGAGCTGGAGCTGGTGGCCCGCGACTGGGACGCCCGGCTGGACCGGCTCCGCTCCCGGGCCGAGGACGTCGCGGCGCGGGCGGCCGATCCCGGTCCCGACCCGGACGGCACCTAG
- a CDS encoding choice-of-anchor I family protein: MGSHRMVRRTGVVAAGVLALGCSLSLGVVGAQADLVPEPVRLDAEDAALTLEPVGQYETGTIDEGAAEIVAHHPGTQRLLVVNAAAGRVDVLDVADPTQPTRLFELETADVTAEGAVANSVAVRADGLVAVAVEAPEKTDNGWLAFFDVSGDGSSLGAVQVGALPDMVTFSPDGASALVADEGEPAEDYSADPEGTVGVVALPDEVAAPSQEAVRLADFEGLPEAQLEELHLAGPTAPGADPVLALIEPEYITVSADSTTAWVSLQDNNALAVLDVGAAEVTELLPLGVQDRRVVPADLSDRDGPDGEGAISIRSWPVSSMLQPDAIDSYTVDGETYVVTANEGDSRDWEGYSEVARIKDLGEDGLPPLCATTEASALTGDAELGRLNISTAAGLSEDGSCIEEPTAFGGRSFSILDADGNRVFDSADAFEQITAEAVPEFFNSNHSESRLDARSDDKGPEPEAVTVGEVDGRSYAFIGFERIGGIAVFDVTVPAGSSFVSYVNNRDFSVSVEDEPEALDRAGDLGPEGVVFIAAADSPTGEPMLAVGNEVSGTTTLYEVVPAAAPSPEPTPTPEPTPDPTPSPEPTPGPEPTPSTEPTSQPTPTAGPTPGVEPTATEQLTTAPAAEPSGVAPAPADGAGPGASDGTEGLAATGVPAGTVAALALGALAVVGSIILLRHARP, from the coding sequence ATGGGTTCCCACCGGATGGTGCGTCGCACCGGGGTCGTCGCGGCGGGGGTCCTCGCCCTCGGGTGCTCGTTGTCCCTCGGCGTGGTCGGCGCGCAGGCGGACCTCGTCCCCGAGCCGGTCCGGCTCGACGCGGAGGACGCCGCCCTGACCCTGGAGCCGGTGGGCCAGTACGAGACCGGCACCATCGACGAGGGCGCGGCCGAGATCGTCGCCCACCACCCGGGCACGCAGCGGCTGCTGGTGGTCAACGCGGCCGCCGGCCGGGTGGACGTCCTGGACGTGGCCGACCCCACCCAGCCCACCAGGCTCTTCGAGCTCGAGACCGCCGACGTCACCGCGGAGGGCGCGGTGGCCAACTCCGTGGCCGTGCGCGCGGACGGCCTGGTGGCCGTGGCCGTGGAGGCGCCCGAGAAGACCGACAACGGCTGGCTCGCCTTCTTCGACGTCTCCGGCGACGGCTCCTCGCTGGGCGCGGTCCAGGTCGGCGCCCTGCCGGACATGGTGACCTTCTCCCCCGACGGGGCCTCCGCGCTGGTGGCCGACGAGGGTGAGCCGGCCGAGGACTACTCCGCCGACCCCGAGGGCACGGTGGGCGTGGTCGCGCTGCCCGACGAGGTGGCCGCACCCAGCCAGGAGGCCGTCCGGCTTGCCGACTTCGAAGGGCTGCCCGAGGCGCAGCTCGAGGAGCTGCACCTGGCCGGCCCCACGGCTCCAGGTGCCGACCCCGTGCTGGCCCTGATCGAGCCGGAGTACATCACCGTCTCCGCCGACTCGACCACGGCCTGGGTCAGCCTGCAGGACAACAACGCGCTGGCCGTGCTGGACGTCGGGGCGGCCGAGGTCACCGAGCTGCTCCCGCTCGGCGTGCAGGACCGGCGGGTCGTGCCGGCCGATCTCTCCGACCGCGACGGGCCCGACGGCGAGGGCGCCATCAGCATCCGCAGCTGGCCGGTCAGCTCGATGCTGCAGCCGGACGCGATCGACTCCTACACCGTGGACGGGGAGACCTACGTCGTCACCGCCAACGAAGGCGACTCCCGCGACTGGGAGGGCTACTCCGAGGTGGCCCGCATCAAGGACCTGGGTGAGGACGGGCTGCCGCCGCTCTGCGCGACGACCGAGGCCTCGGCGCTGACCGGGGACGCCGAGCTCGGGCGCCTGAACATCTCCACCGCCGCCGGGCTGTCCGAGGACGGCAGCTGCATCGAGGAGCCGACGGCCTTCGGCGGGCGCTCGTTCAGCATCCTCGACGCCGACGGCAACCGGGTCTTCGACTCCGCCGACGCCTTCGAGCAGATCACCGCCGAGGCCGTCCCGGAGTTCTTCAATTCCAACCACTCCGAGTCCCGTCTGGACGCCCGCTCCGACGACAAGGGCCCCGAGCCCGAGGCGGTCACCGTCGGCGAGGTCGACGGCCGCAGCTACGCCTTCATCGGCTTCGAGCGGATCGGCGGGATCGCCGTCTTCGACGTCACCGTGCCCGCGGGGTCCTCCTTCGTCAGCTACGTGAACAACCGCGACTTCTCGGTGTCGGTGGAGGACGAGCCCGAGGCGCTGGACCGGGCCGGGGACCTGGGCCCGGAGGGTGTCGTCTTCATCGCCGCGGCCGACTCCCCGACCGGGGAGCCGATGCTGGCGGTCGGCAACGAGGTCTCCGGCACCACCACCCTGTACGAGGTGGTCCCGGCCGCGGCGCCCAGCCCGGAGCCGACCCCCACTCCCGAGCCGACGCCGGACCCGACCCCCAGCCCGGAGCCGACACCCGGCCCCGAGCCGACGCCGAGCACGGAGCCCACGTCCCAGCCGACCCCGACCGCCGGGCCGACGCCCGGGGTGGAGCCGACCGCCACGGAGCAGCTGACGACGGCCCCGGCCGCCGAGCCCTCCGGCGTCGCCCCCGCTCCGGCGGACGGTGCCGGGCCCGGGGCCTCCGATGGGACGGAGGGGCTCGCCGCGACCGGTGTCCCCGCCGGGACGGTCGCCGCGCTCGCCCTGGGTGCGCTGGCCGTGGTCGGCTCGATCATCCTGCTGCGCCACGCCCGCCCCTGA
- a CDS encoding sensor histidine kinase, whose protein sequence is MEDPVDVVTRRVLARRWHIVAATVVVVVMAAVLWSPLPRPVRATVSDWGVMAVILVTTVALWVRARLSTNPQRRRAWRLFTLSSLLAAAGNAVLLLPETGLSAPAVVLFTITALLVSSAAAFFFPSVVLSRVELGRILADGLVVCFSLLGILFVVASQVRPDVGLDDRSLFLLVLPAADCVVVTVLVIMVLRSHRADYERFFAAAVGFLCITVADTGFALREMSAGYGITGEPTDLGWFVGYLSIAVAVLARDNPAPAAPTAGVERPLLGTFTVYACLVTAAVVLTAGELDQAALATQLVAVLAVVAVALRELLVTYDDVRLRRQLSTLVDERTEQLRETAEMSAAVAGSVGDGILAADLDGHLTYTNPAAVALLGWSPTELIGRPMTDVLDGTGGEGALRQPEAWIGEAVEHGRVSTGRTRCVGREGTSIPVQMTVSPLTRHAGTAGCVMVFRDLREQDRVERMKSEFVSTVSHELRTPLTSIRGVLGLMANERLGPLAPQAAPLVRIASDSADRLSRLVEDLLDVGRLQSGRFPLSVADHDAAVLARRAVDQGRLLLTERAVELVLDAGDQPLVVHGDQDRIQQVLTNLLSNAAKYAPECTEVAVAVRGDPSGLGGRGAVCFDVTDHGPGIPADKLDEVFDRFVQADQSDTRAKEGTGLGLSIARQLVRAMGGTLGVSSEPWSHTTFTVELPAGGHDAVAAGQDHVTSEGQDATSGGRSATSGGRHATSGGRDAPVTGEPATRVAAEPDATPAGVPAGDEVGSLRG, encoded by the coding sequence ATGGAGGATCCGGTGGACGTCGTCACCCGACGGGTGCTGGCGCGACGGTGGCACATCGTCGCCGCCACGGTGGTGGTGGTCGTTATGGCCGCGGTGCTGTGGAGCCCCCTCCCCCGCCCGGTGCGGGCCACGGTCAGCGACTGGGGCGTGATGGCGGTTATCCTCGTCACCACGGTGGCCCTGTGGGTGCGGGCCAGGCTGTCCACCAACCCCCAGCGACGACGGGCCTGGCGGTTGTTCACGCTGAGCTCGCTGCTGGCCGCCGCGGGCAACGCGGTGCTGCTGCTGCCGGAGACGGGCCTGTCGGCACCCGCGGTGGTGCTGTTCACCATCACCGCGCTGCTGGTCAGCTCCGCAGCGGCCTTCTTCTTCCCCTCGGTCGTGCTGAGCAGGGTCGAGCTGGGACGGATCCTGGCCGACGGGCTGGTCGTCTGCTTCTCCCTGCTCGGCATCCTCTTCGTGGTCGCCTCGCAGGTGCGGCCCGACGTGGGCCTGGACGACCGGAGCCTGTTCCTCCTGGTGCTGCCGGCCGCCGACTGCGTCGTGGTCACGGTGCTGGTCATCATGGTGCTGCGCTCGCACCGCGCCGACTACGAACGCTTCTTCGCCGCCGCGGTCGGGTTCCTCTGCATCACCGTCGCCGACACCGGGTTCGCGCTGCGGGAGATGTCGGCGGGCTACGGCATCACCGGGGAGCCCACCGACCTGGGCTGGTTCGTCGGCTACCTGAGCATCGCCGTCGCCGTCCTGGCCCGGGACAACCCGGCCCCCGCCGCGCCGACGGCCGGGGTGGAGCGTCCTCTCCTGGGGACCTTCACCGTGTACGCCTGCCTGGTCACCGCCGCGGTCGTGCTCACGGCCGGTGAGCTGGACCAGGCGGCCCTGGCCACCCAGCTCGTGGCCGTGCTGGCCGTGGTGGCCGTCGCCCTCCGCGAGCTGCTGGTCACCTACGACGACGTGCGGCTGCGTCGGCAGCTGAGCACCCTGGTGGACGAGCGCACCGAGCAGCTGCGCGAGACCGCGGAGATGTCGGCCGCGGTGGCCGGGTCGGTCGGGGACGGGATCCTGGCCGCGGACCTGGACGGCCACCTCACCTACACCAACCCGGCGGCGGTGGCCCTGCTGGGCTGGTCTCCCACCGAGCTGATCGGCCGTCCGATGACCGACGTCCTCGACGGGACGGGCGGCGAGGGGGCCCTGCGCCAGCCGGAGGCCTGGATCGGCGAGGCCGTCGAGCACGGTCGGGTCAGCACCGGTCGCACCCGCTGCGTGGGCCGGGAGGGCACCTCCATCCCGGTGCAGATGACGGTCAGCCCGCTCACCCGCCACGCCGGCACGGCGGGCTGCGTGATGGTGTTCCGGGACCTCCGCGAGCAGGACCGCGTGGAGCGGATGAAGTCGGAGTTCGTCTCCACCGTGAGCCACGAGCTGCGCACCCCGCTCACCTCGATCCGCGGTGTGCTGGGGCTGATGGCCAACGAGAGGCTGGGGCCGCTCGCCCCGCAGGCCGCCCCCCTGGTGCGCATCGCCTCCGACAGCGCCGACCGGCTGAGCCGTCTGGTCGAGGACCTGCTCGACGTGGGCCGGTTGCAGTCCGGACGCTTCCCGCTGTCGGTCGCCGACCACGACGCGGCCGTGCTGGCCCGGCGGGCCGTCGACCAGGGCCGGCTCCTCCTGACCGAGCGTGCGGTCGAGCTGGTCCTGGACGCCGGCGACCAGCCCCTCGTGGTCCACGGCGACCAGGACCGGATCCAGCAGGTCCTCACCAACCTGCTCTCCAACGCCGCCAAGTACGCCCCCGAGTGCACCGAGGTGGCCGTGGCGGTGCGCGGGGACCCGTCCGGGCTGGGAGGACGTGGTGCGGTCTGCTTCGACGTCACCGACCACGGACCAGGTATCCCGGCGGACAAGCTGGACGAGGTCTTCGACCGGTTCGTCCAGGCCGACCAGAGCGACACCCGGGCCAAGGAGGGCACCGGACTGGGTCTGTCGATCGCCCGCCAGCTGGTCCGGGCCATGGGTGGCACGCTCGGCGTCAGCAGCGAACCGTGGTCGCACACCACGTTCACCGTCGAGCTCCCCGCCGGCGGCCACGACGCGGTCGCCGCGGGCCAGGACCACGTCACCAGCGAGGGCCAGGACGCGACCTCCGGGGGCCGGAGCGCGACCTCCGGGGGCCGGCACGCGACCTCCGGGGGCCGGGACGCGCCGGTCACCGGGGAACCGGCCACGCGGGTCGCCGCCGAGCCGGACGCCACCCCAGCCGGCGTGCCTGCCGGCGACGAGGTCGGCAGCCTCCGCGGCTGA